The Chthoniobacterales bacterium nucleotide sequence CTCCGAGACCGGGAAATTCGTAGGGCGAACTCCGGGGCTTGAAGGCTCCGCCGCGGAAAAAACGCGCGCCGCTTTGCGCCACGGTTTTGGCCACCGCAAACGCCTGGGCCCGGCTCTCGATCGCGCACGGACCGGCAATGACGGCGAGCTCGTCCCCGCCGATGGTGGCATCGCCAACCCGCACCACCGTTTTATCGGGGCGAAGATCGAGCGTGATCAATTTATACGGCTTGCTGACGCGGATTGCTTCCGCCACGCCGGCCATGTTCTCGAAGCGGGCTGGATCCACGGCCCCCTGGTTGCCGGTGATGCCGATCGCGGTCCGGGTCGCGCCGGGCATGACATGCGAGCGATAGCCGAGCTGTTCGATCACGGCCACGACGTCCGCAATTTCGCGGTCCGCCGCGCCGGCTTTCATTACGATGAGCATGGAACAGTTATTCTATACCGAAATGAGTGGCTCTACGATTCCTGAAGCCACGATTTTGCGGCGGCCAGATCGCCGCGGGTTAATTCGTGCCCGGCTTCCTCGACGCGAACAACAATATTCGCTCGGGCTGCGCGGAGCATATTCGCAAGGCGTTCGGCGTTTTCCATTGGAATAATCGGATCGTATTTCCCCGAGCAGATTAACCCCCGGACGCTCGCCAGGTTTGGCTGGTTCTTCGGCGTCAGCGGCACCATGGCGCGGAATAAAATGGCGCGGGAGAAGACTTCGGGTCGGAGGAGAAGGACAGCCACGGCGATGTTTGCGCCGTTGGAGTAGCCCACCGCGGTCACATTTCGCGCGTCGAATTCATACTGCGCTGCCGCGGCCAAAATGAAATCGGCCAGCTCCTCCGCGCGGCGGATAACGTCTTCTTCGTCGAAGACGCCCTCGGCCAGGCGCCGAAAAAAGCGCGGCATCCCGTTTTCCAGGACCTTTCCCCGTGGGCTGAGCAAGGCCGCCGAAGGATCGAGATCGCGACCGAGCGCCACCAGATCGTGCTCGTTGCCTCCTGTTCCGTGAAGGAGGAGAAGAACGCGTTCGGCCCGACCATCCGGGGCCGGAATAAATTGGTGGATGAAGTCCATATTGCACGACGAGCTAAGACCAAGGAGCGGCGGTTTACAAACCGCCGATGCTTGGTTGTAGTGACGCCGCTCTGTCGGCGTATGGAGCATAAACAACAAAAGACGCGTTCACACGGCGACTGAGCGCCGTCGCTACAGCAAGCAGGGCGGTTTGGAAAGCGCCCCTCCTTGGCTTGCGACTACGCTACACTAACCAAGTAATGTATCTCTGGAGAAAACAGGCACATCCAAACTGGCTTCGAAGCCACGAGCAGAGTTTGCAACTCCGA carries:
- a CDS encoding alpha/beta hydrolase encodes the protein MDFIHQFIPAPDGRAERVLLLLHGTGGNEHDLVALGRDLDPSAALLSPRGKVLENGMPRFFRRLAEGVFDEEDVIRRAEELADFILAAAAQYEFDARNVTAVGYSNGANIAVAVLLLRPEVFSRAILFRAMVPLTPKNQPNLASVRGLICSGKYDPIIPMENAERLANMLRAARANIVVRVEEAGHELTRGDLAAAKSWLQES